In Micromonospora sp. NBC_01813, the following are encoded in one genomic region:
- a CDS encoding efflux RND transporter periplasmic adaptor subunit, with amino-acid sequence MELGPRWSPLRRLPTTRRLVAVAAGATLVTAGAVAYAFAGPTSADDAVPVATVQVDRGTVTVAVAATGAVEPAEDRQLGFGVAGTVTQLDVRLGQDVAAGDVLAAIDDSDATEAVEQAQEALTAAQEALVTTQSDAQADAQADDADTDTGAGSGCPTAALAAWTAPDPTASPTPGATGSASPDPSPTVGTTPTPSPTASVPAGSPTPTPTPTGAPANPSASAPTAPTTGSGGQPGTDTGCGAAPDGSTGAGGTGTGSGPGDAAGGGSGGDPVLRARQQVTAAQLRLAAAEDDLAGTVISAPIDGKVLGVSGAIGSTVRAGGTFIELAAVAEMQVTASFPEADAARLVAGQSAVVTVATRPDEEFPARLSQVDPVGGVDGQMVRYGVIVDFDDIPAGLLVGQSAGVRIVVDEVADVVRLPITAVGLGPDGEDVVVVPDGTGARQERVVTVGIRGDQYVEVTDGLAVGDEVVGG; translated from the coding sequence ATGGAACTCGGCCCCAGGTGGTCGCCGCTCAGACGGCTGCCCACAACCCGCCGGCTCGTCGCCGTGGCGGCGGGCGCGACGCTGGTCACGGCGGGCGCCGTCGCCTACGCGTTCGCCGGCCCGACCAGCGCCGACGACGCCGTCCCGGTAGCCACCGTGCAGGTCGACCGGGGGACGGTGACCGTGGCGGTCGCCGCCACGGGTGCCGTCGAACCGGCCGAGGACCGCCAGCTCGGCTTCGGGGTGGCGGGTACGGTGACCCAGCTCGACGTACGGCTCGGGCAGGACGTCGCCGCCGGTGACGTGCTCGCCGCGATCGACGACAGCGATGCGACGGAAGCTGTCGAACAGGCGCAGGAGGCGTTGACGGCGGCGCAGGAAGCCCTGGTCACCACGCAGTCGGACGCGCAGGCGGACGCGCAGGCGGACGACGCGGACACGGACACCGGAGCCGGCTCCGGGTGCCCGACGGCCGCCCTCGCAGCCTGGACCGCGCCGGACCCCACCGCCAGCCCGACGCCGGGCGCGACCGGGTCGGCCAGCCCCGATCCGTCTCCGACGGTCGGCACGACGCCGACGCCGTCACCCACCGCGTCCGTCCCGGCCGGATCACCGACTCCGACCCCGACGCCGACCGGTGCACCAGCGAATCCGTCAGCCAGCGCGCCGACCGCGCCCACGACCGGCTCAGGTGGGCAGCCTGGCACCGATACCGGCTGCGGCGCGGCTCCGGACGGGAGCACCGGCGCCGGCGGGACCGGAACTGGGAGCGGGCCCGGCGACGCGGCCGGAGGCGGGTCCGGCGGCGACCCGGTGCTGCGGGCCCGGCAGCAGGTCACCGCGGCCCAGTTGCGGCTCGCCGCGGCCGAGGACGACCTCGCCGGTACGGTGATCAGCGCCCCGATCGACGGCAAGGTGCTCGGCGTCTCGGGCGCCATCGGCAGCACGGTACGGGCCGGCGGCACCTTCATCGAGCTCGCCGCGGTCGCCGAGATGCAGGTGACGGCGAGCTTTCCCGAAGCCGACGCCGCGCGGTTGGTGGCCGGCCAGTCGGCCGTCGTCACGGTGGCGACCCGGCCGGATGAGGAGTTTCCCGCCCGCCTCAGCCAGGTCGACCCGGTGGGCGGCGTCGACGGCCAGATGGTGCGCTACGGGGTGATCGTCGACTTCGACGACATCCCGGCCGGACTGCTGGTCGGCCAGAGCGCCGGCGTACGGATCGTCGTCGACGAGGTTGCCGACGTGGTACGGCTTCCGATCACCGCGGTCGGCCTTGGCCCAGACGGAGAGGACGTCGTCGTCGTACCGGACGGGACCGGTGCCCGGCAGGAGCGGGTGGTGACCGTGGGTATCCGTGGTGACCAGTACGTCGAGGTGACCGACGGGCTGGCCGTCGGCGACGAAGTGGTCGGTGGCTGA
- a CDS encoding efflux RND transporter periplasmic adaptor subunit, whose amino-acid sequence MPVRHLAGRRRPLIINAVLALAVLGTLGWTYYTVVGTDTAAAADLSDTATVTVGQATVTATVTASGSVRSAKTAVADFVTSGTVTEILVAVGDQVDEGAVLARVDDAVAQRELDAAQANLDAARDALDTAESAGESTADAESEVADAQLAFTEAQAAVDGTTLVAPMAGTVVAVNGSVGASSGGGTGTSSAGGGTGSASAGAETTGSSSSASGFVDLADLTSLEVTASVSETDAVQLEVGQPATVQWNALADAEATATVGVIDPNATTTNGVVSYPITLDLDSVPDGVRPGQTVEATVVVGEAVDVLTVSAAALTGTGARQSVTVLVDGAQVSRTVEVGLRGDDAVEIVSGLTAGEQVVITIPTESESGTGGFPGGGGFPGGGGLTGGGGFPGGGGLTGGGGPGGGGR is encoded by the coding sequence ATGCCTGTGCGCCACCTCGCCGGCCGTCGTCGGCCGCTGATCATCAACGCCGTACTCGCCCTGGCGGTGCTCGGCACGCTCGGCTGGACCTACTACACAGTGGTCGGCACCGACACCGCCGCTGCCGCCGACCTGTCGGACACCGCGACCGTCACCGTCGGGCAGGCCACGGTGACCGCGACGGTCACCGCCTCCGGCTCGGTACGCAGCGCGAAGACGGCGGTCGCCGACTTCGTCACCAGCGGCACGGTGACCGAGATCCTGGTGGCCGTCGGCGACCAGGTCGACGAGGGTGCGGTCCTCGCCCGGGTCGACGACGCGGTGGCCCAGCGGGAACTGGACGCCGCGCAGGCCAACCTCGACGCCGCGCGGGACGCCCTCGACACCGCCGAGTCCGCCGGTGAGTCCACGGCCGACGCCGAGTCCGAGGTGGCCGACGCGCAACTCGCGTTCACCGAGGCGCAGGCGGCCGTCGACGGCACGACGCTGGTGGCCCCGATGGCCGGTACGGTCGTCGCGGTCAACGGCAGCGTCGGTGCGTCGTCCGGCGGCGGCACCGGCACGTCGTCAGCTGGCGGCGGGACCGGGTCGGCGTCGGCCGGTGCGGAGACGACCGGATCGTCGTCCTCGGCCAGCGGGTTCGTCGATCTCGCCGACCTGACCAGCCTGGAGGTCACCGCCTCGGTGTCGGAAACCGACGCGGTGCAGCTCGAGGTCGGCCAGCCGGCGACCGTCCAGTGGAACGCGCTCGCCGACGCCGAGGCCACCGCGACCGTCGGTGTCATCGATCCGAACGCCACCACCACCAACGGGGTGGTCAGCTATCCGATCACCCTCGACCTGGACTCGGTGCCCGACGGCGTCCGGCCCGGGCAGACCGTGGAGGCGACCGTGGTCGTGGGCGAGGCGGTGGACGTGCTGACCGTCAGCGCTGCGGCGTTGACCGGCACCGGTGCCCGGCAGTCGGTCACCGTGCTGGTGGACGGCGCGCAGGTCAGCCGTACCGTCGAAGTCGGCCTGCGGGGCGACGACGCGGTGGAGATCGTCTCCGGGCTGACCGCCGGCGAACAGGTGGTGATCACCATTCCCACCGAGTCGGAGAGCGGGACCGGCGGCTTCCCCGGCGGCGGTGGCTTTCCCGGCGGCGGCGGTTTGACCGGCGGGGGCGGCTTCCCCGGCGGCGGCGGTTTGACCGGCGGCGGCGGTCCGGGCGGAGGCGGCCGGTGA